A single genomic interval of uncultured Pseudodesulfovibrio sp. harbors:
- the dnaA gene encoding chromosomal replication initiator protein DnaA gives MMKTAWKQILNSLEKSLNPSLYTVWIKPLSGTVEGNRLTLCAPNEFVAGWVRSRLLSAITDAATEVMGGEPRITVKASLEKPVKPAIVRSKPKVREKTPTARHLGLPLVDTPKPITAQNWRFSFDDFIVGSSNELACAASKSICDSAFTSDHLFLSSGPGLGKTHLLQSVGNHLCNMSNRRNVRVACLSSEDFATRMVLAIKGRQIDQFKAQFRQNIDVLLLEDVHFFQGKEKMQEELLCTLTALRERGCKVVLTSSFMPKEFSGVDNRLVSRFCSGFLAHINRPDMDTRRRIVEEKARSLQVNVPVDVTELLAERITTDIRQLESALGNLVLKARLLNRAVTMDLAWEVLENYAIQNAAPDYGHIIDFVCKSYSLSHDELKSKSRKRQIVLARNTAFYLARKHTELSLKAIGERLCRRHSTVLKGITKVEREISQQTPLGRQLEQTTDRLTP, from the coding sequence ATGATGAAAACTGCCTGGAAGCAAATTCTTAACTCACTTGAAAAAAGCCTGAACCCCAGTCTGTACACTGTCTGGATCAAGCCTCTCAGTGGTACAGTCGAAGGTAACCGGCTCACGTTGTGCGCCCCCAACGAGTTCGTCGCTGGTTGGGTCCGCAGCCGCCTGCTTTCGGCAATAACGGACGCAGCCACCGAAGTAATGGGCGGAGAACCGCGCATTACCGTCAAGGCCAGCCTTGAGAAACCTGTTAAACCTGCCATCGTCCGCTCCAAACCAAAGGTGCGTGAAAAGACACCCACCGCCAGACATCTGGGTCTGCCCCTCGTGGACACCCCCAAGCCGATTACGGCACAGAACTGGCGGTTTTCTTTTGACGATTTCATTGTCGGTTCGTCCAACGAACTGGCCTGTGCGGCGAGCAAGTCGATCTGCGACAGTGCATTCACTTCCGACCACCTGTTCCTCAGTTCCGGTCCCGGCCTGGGCAAGACGCATCTGCTTCAGTCCGTCGGCAACCATCTGTGCAACATGTCCAATCGTCGGAACGTTCGAGTGGCCTGTCTTTCTTCCGAAGATTTCGCTACCCGCATGGTGCTTGCCATCAAGGGACGTCAGATCGATCAGTTCAAGGCGCAGTTCCGTCAGAACATCGATGTGCTGCTCCTCGAAGATGTACATTTCTTCCAGGGCAAGGAAAAGATGCAGGAAGAACTTCTCTGTACCCTGACCGCTCTGCGTGAGCGCGGGTGCAAGGTTGTTCTGACCAGCTCCTTCATGCCCAAGGAATTCTCCGGCGTGGACAATCGCCTCGTATCCCGTTTCTGTTCCGGGTTCCTCGCGCACATCAATCGGCCGGACATGGATACCCGTCGTCGCATTGTCGAGGAAAAGGCACGCAGCCTTCAGGTAAACGTTCCTGTGGACGTTACCGAGCTGCTGGCCGAGCGTATCACCACGGATATTCGCCAGCTCGAAAGCGCACTGGGCAATCTTGTGCTCAAGGCCCGCCTGCTCAATCGTGCAGTGACGATGGATCTGGCCTGGGAAGTTCTGGAAAACTACGCCATTCAGAATGCCGCGCCCGATTACGGCCATATCATTGATTTTGTCTGCAAGAGCTACAGCCTGTCTCATGACGAACTGAAGTCCAAGAGCCGCAAGCGCCAGATCGTTCTGGCCCGCAATACTGCCTTCTACCTCGCCCGCAAGCACACGGAACTGTCCCTCAAGGCTATCGGCGAAAGGCTTTGCCGCAGGCATTCAACCGTATTGAAAGGAATTACCAAGGTGGAGCGTGAGATTTCACAGCAGACACCGCTGGGCCGACAGCTTGAGCAGACCACGGATCGGCTCACTCCCTAA
- the thyX gene encoding FAD-dependent thymidylate synthase, with product MPEKKLRVDFMTMTPDALSLIYAAFRQCYHAGFVADMWPRLLSGEIDRQTQADFVSKTMESGHDSPIEHVSMTFAIEGISRACSHQIVRHRIASYSQQSQRYVAENDMEYILPPAIAKIPEARERFDRFMEEVQSAYTDLRDILVANGRKSKANEDARFVLPQAAETKIVLTMNCRSLHHFFHLRCCNRAQWEVRAVADAMLSICKEKLPAIFANGGARCEQLGYCPESPKFACGKYPTREKNI from the coding sequence ATGCCGGAAAAGAAACTCAGGGTCGATTTCATGACCATGACCCCCGATGCTCTTTCACTTATTTATGCTGCTTTTCGCCAGTGCTACCATGCCGGCTTCGTGGCGGACATGTGGCCGCGGCTTCTTTCTGGCGAGATTGATCGTCAGACGCAGGCCGATTTTGTGAGCAAGACCATGGAGTCCGGGCATGACAGTCCTATTGAGCATGTGTCCATGACTTTTGCCATTGAAGGCATTTCACGGGCCTGTTCTCACCAGATCGTTCGACATCGTATCGCTTCCTATTCTCAGCAGAGCCAGCGGTATGTGGCGGAAAATGACATGGAATACATCCTGCCGCCCGCCATCGCCAAGATCCCCGAGGCTCGGGAACGGTTTGATCGTTTCATGGAAGAAGTTCAGTCCGCATATACTGATTTGCGTGACATTCTCGTAGCGAACGGCAGGAAGTCCAAGGCGAATGAAGATGCGCGGTTCGTGCTTCCTCAGGCCGCGGAAACCAAGATTGTCCTGACAATGAACTGTCGCAGCCTGCATCATTTCTTTCATTTGCGGTGCTGCAACAGGGCCCAGTGGGAAGTTCGCGCCGTGGCGGATGCCATGCTTTCCATCTGCAAGGAAAAATTGCCTGCGATATTTGCCAATGGTGGGGCACGCTGTGAACAGCTCGGTTATTGCCCGGAATCGCCGAAATTTGCGTGCGGCAAATATCCGACACGCGAAAAAAATATCTAA
- a CDS encoding DUF3880 domain-containing protein produces MKSATPYSAEAVTDSDGLSDIRIHINGKTWHLWGRNGLQREADLAAQVPDGTLPVLIGAGLGHCLSELAQHGPIAVIDRESAISEISGSRKTAERDNILWIDDANPQAAMDRLIRWQADNGGKPFAPVLLPLYLRLNRDYYGLLADTLKEQAKTDFWTQARYPKFESATPRILFFNSSYFLCDEILSSLQRLGIAHQTITLDQTGTGSQDFIEKLLKAVIDFKPDFILTVNHFGLDREGKLAGLLSDMGLPLASWFVDNPHLILHEYAHPGADNTAIFTFDAGNLGQMRDKGFQNVHYLPLATDPARFRPNLSDNRIPEWSCDVSFVGNSMTRPVATSLHDALLTPQMQKEYENIAAGFGASGETDVVEHLKDKRPDWRAFHDSLPTPEARLALESLITWEATRQYRFDCVARTLQFAPLIVGDSGWKNILGASRNWRHIPGLDYYKELPRFYPQSKINFNCTSRQMIGAVNQRVFDVPACGGFVLTDHRKQMEDLFDLSTEAAVYHHPDEIPSLIRQYLSDKALRDKVSRAARKRILAEHTYEIRISKLIKVMRSTFST; encoded by the coding sequence ATGAAAAGCGCTACCCCCTATTCTGCCGAGGCAGTGACAGACTCGGACGGACTGTCCGATATCCGTATCCATATCAATGGCAAGACCTGGCACCTCTGGGGGCGAAACGGCTTACAGCGGGAAGCCGATCTTGCGGCGCAGGTCCCGGACGGCACCCTGCCAGTCCTCATCGGCGCAGGACTAGGACACTGCTTATCCGAACTCGCGCAGCACGGCCCCATCGCCGTCATAGACCGGGAATCAGCCATCAGCGAAATCTCCGGCAGCAGAAAAACAGCCGAACGCGACAATATCCTCTGGATTGACGATGCCAACCCGCAGGCGGCAATGGACCGACTCATCCGGTGGCAGGCAGACAATGGCGGCAAACCGTTCGCACCAGTCCTCCTTCCACTCTACCTGCGCCTGAACCGAGACTACTATGGCCTGCTGGCCGACACCCTGAAAGAACAGGCAAAGACCGACTTCTGGACTCAGGCACGCTACCCGAAATTCGAATCAGCCACACCGCGTATCCTGTTTTTCAACTCCAGCTATTTCCTTTGCGACGAGATTCTCTCATCCCTGCAACGCCTCGGCATTGCACATCAAACCATTACTCTCGATCAAACCGGCACCGGCAGTCAGGACTTCATAGAAAAATTGCTCAAGGCCGTCATCGACTTCAAACCGGACTTTATCCTGACCGTCAATCATTTCGGGCTGGACCGGGAAGGGAAACTGGCAGGCCTGCTGAGCGACATGGGGCTACCGCTCGCCTCGTGGTTCGTGGACAATCCGCATCTCATCCTTCATGAATACGCCCACCCGGGCGCGGACAACACCGCGATATTCACCTTTGACGCAGGCAATCTCGGCCAGATGCGGGACAAGGGATTTCAGAATGTCCACTATCTGCCGCTGGCCACGGACCCCGCACGTTTCAGGCCGAACCTGAGCGACAACAGGATTCCGGAATGGTCATGTGACGTCTCCTTTGTCGGCAACTCCATGACCCGACCCGTGGCGACCAGCCTGCATGACGCTCTCCTCACGCCACAGATGCAGAAGGAATATGAGAACATCGCCGCAGGATTTGGTGCATCGGGGGAAACCGATGTCGTCGAACACCTGAAAGACAAGCGGCCAGACTGGCGTGCATTTCACGACAGCCTGCCGACACCAGAGGCCCGTCTGGCTCTGGAATCACTGATAACATGGGAAGCCACTCGTCAATACCGGTTCGACTGCGTAGCCCGCACCCTCCAATTCGCCCCGCTCATTGTCGGCGATTCCGGGTGGAAAAATATTCTTGGCGCCAGCAGAAACTGGCGGCATATCCCCGGCCTTGACTATTACAAGGAACTGCCGCGCTTCTACCCCCAGTCGAAAATAAACTTCAACTGCACGAGCCGCCAGATGATCGGCGCAGTCAACCAACGCGTATTCGACGTACCGGCCTGCGGCGGATTCGTCCTGACCGATCACCGGAAACAAATGGAAGACCTCTTCGACTTGAGCACCGAAGCGGCGGTCTACCATCACCCGGATGAAATCCCGAGCCTGATTCGGCAATATCTTTCCGACAAGGCCTTGCGTGACAAAGTTTCCCGAGCCGCACGAAAAAGAATTCTGGCCGAACACACCTACGAGATAAGAATATCCAAGCTTATCAAGGTCATGCGTAGCACCTTCTCTACGTAA
- a CDS encoding zinc dependent phospholipase C family protein → MPKELTHFKIAERTATRLGDTRFSAALSRCPQGLLLGSILPDVAFYGVLPTCRPIRSLGNTIHGSGNNDTFALVRVQARHAQAMTDKELPSALLVGLISHILADAVFHPMVWYFTGDYHASDKTRASKAQQRHRALESLMDMVLCPEMIGRKQYSMREHLRQCPDLFATGLPTRELATMADSSPQQMTSALNTAWRTFATMQQASAIRPLSAALFALFPILPGSIREIATLFYAPQLMRQSSMVTGHISFLHPKTGKKICMTAEEMMNEAADRAAALCRRIEPAVFDNEPIALPETGPSMDADFSGNPAPPNAYFADPPLPLLE, encoded by the coding sequence ATGCCCAAGGAACTGACACACTTCAAGATAGCCGAACGCACTGCAACCCGACTCGGCGACACCCGTTTTTCCGCCGCGCTGTCCCGCTGCCCGCAAGGACTGCTACTCGGCTCCATCCTGCCCGACGTCGCATTCTACGGCGTGCTGCCAACGTGCCGCCCCATCCGTTCTCTGGGCAACACGATTCATGGCTCGGGCAACAACGATACCTTTGCCCTTGTTCGCGTCCAAGCGCGCCATGCACAGGCCATGACGGACAAGGAACTGCCGTCCGCCCTGCTTGTCGGACTGATCTCGCACATCCTTGCAGACGCGGTCTTTCATCCGATGGTCTGGTACTTCACCGGCGACTACCACGCCAGCGACAAAACACGGGCCTCAAAAGCACAGCAACGGCACCGCGCCCTCGAATCACTCATGGATATGGTCCTCTGCCCGGAAATGATCGGCCGGAAGCAATATTCCATGCGCGAACACCTCAGGCAATGCCCGGACCTGTTCGCAACGGGGCTTCCCACACGGGAACTGGCTACCATGGCCGACTCTTCCCCTCAACAGATGACAAGCGCACTCAACACCGCTTGGCGAACATTCGCCACAATGCAACAGGCATCCGCAATCCGGCCTCTTTCCGCAGCCCTGTTCGCGCTTTTCCCCATTCTTCCCGGCTCCATCCGGGAAATAGCCACGCTGTTTTACGCTCCGCAGCTCATGCGTCAGTCTTCCATGGTCACGGGCCATATCAGCTTCCTCCACCCCAAGACAGGCAAAAAAATTTGTATGACCGCCGAGGAAATGATGAATGAAGCGGCAGACAGGGCCGCCGCTCTGTGCCGCCGCATTGAACCGGCAGTGTTCGACAATGAACCGATAGCGCTGCCTGAAACCGGCCCTTCGATGGATGCGGATTTCTCGGGCAACCCGGCACCGCCGAATGCGTATTTCGCCGACCCGCCGCTGCCGTTGCTGGAATAG
- the fliD gene encoding flagellar filament capping protein FliD, translating into MAETYTSGAINFTGLGNGTDFNQLVDGLVDVEKKRVTRLETWKSSWQQKNTQFKDLNTQMLSLKTTLEKLDTVNEFMSKSVSSADTSILTATANSDAQQGAHVIEIGQLASADVQITASGVSSLGDPITNTDTNFTFSYAGKTHTISNIGAGISVATFVNIINTHPESSGVIRASTIFDGSVYHLQINGLDQGADNQLVISNAGDIIFNNSDFNETQNAANSQIKVNGFPPGAADWIERSSNVVDDVIEGLTLNFKSARPGTEVQINVTTDKEAIKENIVKFVDEVNAIRARVQAITKVDGTASVSMDSDNDEENEKIGSILTGNYGVDIISQKLKNITAEMGVGFQIYDPDTGKGDKYSALSQIGILTDATQGSSTYGLLKIDMKELDKALDDDPQAVARLFAADYEGGSDTSDLSYHSRINGTTKPGDYEIEVVSDGTQITSATINGVEASVSGWSITAMNGDATGLVIQLDDTSAGNAQRYDLSQAG; encoded by the coding sequence ATGGCAGAAACGTATACCTCAGGTGCAATAAACTTTACCGGACTCGGCAACGGAACTGACTTCAATCAGCTCGTTGACGGCCTTGTCGATGTCGAAAAGAAGCGCGTCACCCGTCTTGAAACATGGAAATCATCCTGGCAGCAGAAGAACACTCAGTTCAAGGATCTCAACACCCAGATGCTGTCTCTCAAGACCACACTTGAGAAGCTTGATACCGTCAATGAATTCATGAGCAAGTCCGTCAGCAGCGCGGATACATCCATCCTCACGGCGACAGCCAACAGCGATGCTCAACAGGGCGCGCACGTCATTGAGATCGGGCAATTGGCATCAGCCGACGTACAAATCACGGCGTCAGGCGTCAGTTCGCTCGGGGACCCGATCACCAACACTGATACGAACTTCACTTTTTCTTACGCGGGAAAGACGCACACCATCAGCAACATAGGTGCCGGCATATCTGTGGCGACATTCGTCAACATCATCAATACCCACCCGGAATCCAGTGGTGTCATACGCGCTTCGACTATTTTTGACGGATCAGTCTATCACCTGCAGATCAACGGCCTCGATCAAGGCGCGGACAACCAGCTCGTCATATCAAATGCCGGTGACATCATTTTCAACAACTCAGATTTCAACGAGACGCAGAACGCCGCCAATTCTCAGATCAAGGTCAACGGGTTTCCTCCCGGAGCGGCAGACTGGATCGAACGCTCGTCCAACGTGGTGGACGATGTCATCGAAGGCCTGACGCTCAACTTCAAGAGCGCCAGACCCGGAACGGAAGTACAGATCAACGTGACCACCGACAAGGAGGCGATCAAGGAAAATATCGTCAAATTCGTCGATGAGGTCAACGCGATCAGGGCACGGGTCCAGGCCATTACCAAAGTGGACGGCACTGCCTCGGTTTCCATGGACAGTGATAACGATGAGGAAAATGAAAAAATCGGGTCCATCCTGACCGGCAACTACGGCGTGGACATCATTTCCCAAAAACTGAAAAACATCACTGCCGAGATGGGCGTCGGCTTTCAGATTTATGATCCGGACACGGGTAAAGGTGATAAATATTCCGCACTCTCCCAGATCGGGATACTGACAGACGCCACTCAGGGATCAAGCACGTACGGCCTCCTCAAGATCGACATGAAAGAACTCGACAAGGCTCTGGACGACGATCCGCAGGCGGTGGCCCGACTCTTTGCCGCAGACTATGAGGGCGGAAGCGACACCAGTGATCTCAGCTATCACTCCCGCATCAATGGAACGACCAAACCGGGTGACTACGAAATAGAAGTGGTCAGCGACGGTACCCAAATCACCAGCGCCACGATCAATGGCGTCGAAGCGAGCGTGTCCGGCTGGAGTATCACTGCCATGAACGGCGATGCAACAGGTCTGGTAATCCAACTGGATGACACCTCGGCCGGCAACGCACAGCGGTACGATCTCTCTCAAGCAGGGTAA
- a CDS encoding AsmA family protein, with amino-acid sequence MKKIFLIGGSAVVLGIIAMIVLAILNLGSIIKTATETYGPQITKTEVKLGSADISILSGSGSLEDFLLGNPKGFSLPNALECDTIRIKVDTDSLTSDRIIIEEIFIDGPIISYEKKGKTDNFKTILNNVNKTISSEKKTTKKETTEKADSTGSEKKIQINNFIVKNGRINLGGSMLAAFGQEKGMGIDLPDLHIKDIGKEKETSPAEAFAIILKSMTGDIAGSVMQVGKQLQESLGKAIDGVSSGSESIGSTIKGLFGGSD; translated from the coding sequence ATGAAAAAAATCTTCCTCATCGGCGGAAGCGCTGTTGTTCTGGGCATCATAGCCATGATCGTTCTCGCAATTCTCAACCTTGGATCGATCATCAAAACCGCCACGGAAACGTACGGCCCGCAGATCACCAAGACCGAGGTAAAACTCGGCTCGGCAGACATCTCCATCCTTTCCGGCTCGGGTTCGCTGGAAGATTTCCTGCTGGGTAACCCCAAAGGATTCTCCCTGCCAAACGCACTGGAATGCGACACCATCCGAATCAAGGTGGACACCGACTCCCTGACTTCGGATCGAATCATCATCGAAGAAATTTTCATCGACGGTCCGATCATCAGCTACGAGAAAAAAGGAAAAACCGACAACTTCAAGACCATCCTGAACAACGTCAACAAGACCATTTCCAGCGAAAAAAAGACCACCAAAAAAGAAACAACCGAAAAAGCTGACAGCACCGGTTCGGAAAAGAAAATCCAGATCAACAACTTCATCGTCAAGAACGGGCGAATCAATCTCGGCGGCTCCATGCTGGCCGCTTTCGGTCAGGAAAAAGGCATGGGCATCGACCTGCCGGACCTGCACATCAAGGACATCGGCAAGGAAAAGGAAACGTCTCCGGCAGAAGCCTTTGCCATCATTCTCAAATCCATGACAGGCGACATCGCCGGTTCGGTCATGCAGGTCGGCAAGCAGCTTCAGGAATCGCTCGGCAAGGCCATTGACGGCGTATCCAGCGGCAGCGAGTCCATCGGCAGCACCATCAAGGGACTCTTCGGCGGCTCCGACTAA
- a CDS encoding flagellar filament capping protein FliD, with product MIDELTELTKPFNKFTNEGGPLAVLQNNYNDIMDSIDDKIAYENRRIEKLERTMKLKFARLDTLLGQYNLKQTQLTSAITQLSS from the coding sequence ATGATCGACGAGCTTACGGAACTGACCAAGCCTTTCAACAAATTTACCAACGAAGGCGGCCCTCTTGCCGTTCTTCAAAACAACTACAATGACATCATGGATTCCATTGACGATAAAATCGCCTATGAAAACAGGCGAATCGAAAAACTGGAAAGAACCATGAAACTCAAATTTGCCAGACTCGACACGCTGCTTGGACAGTATAACCTGAAACAAACGCAGCTCACATCGGCAATTACGCAATTAAGCTCTTAG
- a CDS encoding glycosyltransferase family 4 protein yields the protein MPDYPVRVLHVAKSLGLGGTEKVMQLFVTNLNRNHFHPAVYSPQDGERAAQLREQGIDTYVGGDLHDVLLKFKPQIVHIHRAGWPEPDMLKPMRLAATPVVVETNVFGRHDPTPSADIIDRTLFVSNFCLKRYAAQNGIDAQPPRYSTLYNPVDTDFFGTTARKDRDFTLPVAGRISRADPGKWSRLALDILPILAREIPEFRYHVIGGIPEAHDFVRKNHLEQNVIFHDPVQTDAEIASFLDNVSLLAHANDTGESFGLVIAEAMACGLPVVTHPCQGLRDNAQLELVDHGVTGLIATSVEDYAAAVKYLFAHPDEARKMGQAGREKAARLFRAQTVTGQLETIYHELLAAKE from the coding sequence ATGCCTGATTATCCTGTCCGCGTCCTTCATGTTGCCAAGTCCCTCGGACTCGGCGGCACCGAAAAGGTGATGCAGCTTTTCGTCACCAATCTGAACCGAAACCATTTCCATCCTGCCGTGTACAGTCCGCAGGATGGCGAACGGGCGGCACAACTCAGAGAACAGGGTATCGACACCTATGTCGGCGGGGACCTCCATGACGTCCTGCTGAAATTCAAACCGCAGATCGTGCATATCCACCGGGCAGGCTGGCCCGAACCGGACATGCTCAAGCCCATGCGGCTTGCCGCAACCCCGGTCGTGGTCGAAACCAATGTATTCGGCCGCCATGACCCCACTCCTTCGGCAGACATCATCGACCGCACGCTCTTTGTCTCGAATTTCTGCCTCAAACGATACGCCGCACAAAACGGCATCGACGCGCAACCGCCACGCTACTCCACTCTGTATAATCCAGTGGATACCGATTTTTTTGGAACAACCGCCCGCAAGGACCGGGACTTCACCCTGCCGGTTGCGGGACGGATATCCCGTGCCGACCCGGGAAAATGGTCACGACTGGCCCTCGACATCCTGCCCATACTTGCTCGCGAAATCCCTGAATTCCGCTATCATGTCATCGGAGGAATCCCTGAAGCGCACGACTTTGTTCGCAAAAACCATCTGGAACAGAACGTCATTTTTCACGATCCGGTCCAGACGGATGCTGAAATCGCCTCATTTCTCGACAACGTATCACTGCTGGCCCATGCCAACGACACCGGCGAATCATTCGGGCTTGTGATCGCCGAGGCTATGGCCTGCGGCCTCCCTGTGGTGACGCATCCGTGCCAAGGACTCAGGGACAACGCCCAGCTCGAACTGGTGGACCACGGTGTCACCGGCCTGATCGCCACTTCGGTCGAGGATTACGCAGCAGCAGTCAAATATCTTTTCGCCCACCCGGACGAAGCCCGGAAAATGGGACAGGCAGGTCGCGAAAAAGCCGCCCGTCTCTTCCGTGCCCAAACTGTTACCGGACAGCTCGAAACCATTTATCACGAACTCTTAGCCGCAAAGGAATAA
- a CDS encoding flagellin: protein MSLVINNNMMAMNAARNLGSHFGALETSTRRLSSGLRIGQASDDAAGLAVRELMRADITALNQGVRNANDSISLIQTADGALGVIDEKLIRMKELAMQASTGTYNSDQRLIIDSEYQAMASEITRIANSTDFNGIHLLNGNLSGTHSGEGLTSTGQLKVHFGNGNDSSEDYYYIQIDNSTASALGVGLGAGTGDGASISTQALAQRSLDVLNNAIISKDKIRANLGALQNRLENTVSVLQIQAENVQAAESRISDVDVATEMTQFVRNQILTQASVSMLSQANSLPRMALSLIG, encoded by the coding sequence ATGTCCCTGGTTATTAACAACAACATGATGGCAATGAACGCTGCTCGAAACCTCGGCAGCCACTTCGGAGCTCTTGAAACTTCAACCCGCCGTTTGTCTTCCGGTCTGCGTATCGGTCAGGCATCGGATGACGCCGCTGGTCTGGCTGTCCGCGAATTGATGCGTGCAGACATCACCGCCCTGAACCAGGGTGTGCGTAACGCAAACGACTCCATTTCCCTCATCCAGACAGCTGACGGCGCCCTCGGCGTTATCGATGAAAAGCTGATCCGCATGAAGGAACTGGCAATGCAGGCATCCACGGGTACCTACAACTCTGACCAGCGTCTGATCATCGACTCCGAGTATCAGGCCATGGCTTCGGAAATCACCCGTATCGCCAACTCCACTGACTTCAACGGCATTCACCTGCTCAATGGTAACCTGTCCGGTACTCACAGCGGTGAAGGCCTGACCTCCACCGGTCAGTTGAAGGTCCACTTCGGTAACGGCAACGACTCTTCCGAAGACTACTACTACATCCAGATCGACAACTCCACGGCATCCGCCCTTGGTGTCGGCCTCGGAGCAGGTACCGGCGACGGTGCATCCATTTCCACTCAGGCTCTGGCCCAGCGGTCTCTGGATGTCCTCAATAACGCGATCATCTCCAAGGATAAGATCCGCGCTAACCTCGGTGCCTTGCAGAACAGACTGGAAAACACCGTTTCGGTCCTGCAGATTCAGGCTGAAAACGTCCAGGCTGCGGAATCCCGCATCTCCGACGTTGACGTCGCAACCGAGATGACCCAGTTCGTCAGGAACCAGATTCTCACTCAGGCCTCAGTCTCCATGCTGTCCCAGGCCAACTCCCTGCCGAGGATGGCTCTGTCCCTCATCGGCTAG
- the fliS gene encoding flagellar export chaperone FliS: MANPARAYLATQVETTTQGELLIMLYEAAIKFLKRAKIEIDNKDYAKKGIYISKAMAIIHELADSLNKEKGGDITPKLAQLYGFCTSQLVKANIRLDNKMIDDVIKILDGLRSAYAQIVPIHDGKGAPAETPTQAKAPAPPRAAPQAPPASQVSPPKPQAPVAPQAAQQPPAAPPKADAQPKPKQAPATPPKPVAPPKLRTGFNAAKFRAANAYTNNNR; this comes from the coding sequence ATGGCCAATCCAGCACGTGCATACCTCGCAACCCAGGTCGAAACGACCACGCAGGGAGAACTTCTGATCATGCTCTATGAAGCAGCGATCAAGTTCCTCAAGCGTGCGAAGATCGAAATCGACAACAAGGATTATGCCAAAAAAGGGATTTACATCTCCAAGGCGATGGCGATCATCCATGAACTCGCAGACTCACTGAACAAGGAAAAGGGCGGTGACATCACCCCCAAACTCGCGCAACTCTATGGATTCTGCACGTCGCAACTGGTCAAGGCGAACATACGTCTGGACAACAAGATGATCGACGATGTCATCAAAATTCTCGATGGACTGCGGTCCGCCTACGCGCAGATCGTTCCCATACATGACGGCAAGGGCGCACCTGCGGAAACCCCGACTCAGGCCAAGGCTCCGGCTCCGCCCCGAGCGGCTCCCCAGGCCCCGCCCGCGTCGCAGGTTTCCCCGCCCAAGCCGCAGGCACCTGTCGCACCGCAGGCTGCACAGCAACCGCCTGCCGCGCCTCCGAAGGCCGATGCACAGCCAAAACCGAAACAGGCCCCGGCAACACCGCCAAAGCCCGTTGCGCCGCCAAAACTCCGCACCGGATTCAATGCGGCCAAATTCCGCGCAGCCAACGCCTACACCAACAACAATAGATAA